From the genome of Arthrobacter sp. SLBN-122:
GGTCGCCGGCAAGGATGGAGGTGACCTCGACGGCGGGGCGCAGCCACAGCCGTTCCAGCACCGTGTATCCCTTCTCGCCGGTGATTGCGCCGGTTTCGGAGCGTTCCAGCCAGTCCTCCTCGCTGAAGGGCAGGTCCGCCAGCGCGTCCCGGAGATTGGCCGGGAGGGGGTCCACGTCGTCGTAAAAACCGGGAACCGCCACCCGGCCTTCCTGGTCATGCAGGAGCCCCAGCAGCCGGCCAAGCTCGAAGGCGGGGTTGGGCGCGTTGCCCGACACGGCGCCGCTGTGCACGTCCCGCCCGGGCCCATACACCTCCAGGTGCACGCTGAGCATTCCGCGCAGGCTCACACAGACGGCCGGGTGCCGGGCGTGCCAGAGGAGGGTGTCGGAGAAGAGGACCAGGTCCGCGGCGAACCGTTCCGTGTTGTCCTCCAGCAGTTTGGCCAGGTGCGGTGAGCCGCCTTCTTCCTCGCCCTCGATGAGGAACTTCAGGTTGATCTTCGGCGTGCCCGTCTCCTGCAGGTGGGCCCGGAGTCCCTCAAGGTGCGCCAGGATCTGGCCCTTGGCATCGGAGCTTCCCCGGCCGTACAGCCGGCCTTCGCGGAGTACCGGTTCAAAGGGCGTGGTCATTGCCCAGTTCTCCGGCTTCACCTCGCGGACGTCATGGTGGCTGTAGACCAGGACCGTGGGCGCTCCGGCGGCATTGCACCACTCCGCGTACACGGCGTGGGACTCCCCCGTGGGCAGCACCTCCACCACGGGGAAGCCCACTTCGCGGAATTCGGCGGCGAGCCAGTTGGCCGAGCGGAGCAGGTCCTGGGAGTGTTCGGGAACTCCCAGGACGCCCGGGACGCGCACCCACTCCGCCAGCCGCCGCTCCAGCTCCGGCTGACGCGACCGGACGCAGGCACGCAGCCGCCCCACGTCGTCGTGCTCTTCCCCCGCCATCTCCGCGCCCCCGTTCTACGGTCCGGTTAACGCGGCTGCGCAGGGTTGGTCGGTACGCCCTGGGACGGTGGGTTGACGGGCGGGCCCGGCACGCTGGCAGGCTGCTGCGAACCCTGGCCGCCGGACACCTCGGGCGTGGGCGGAGTCTGGGTGCCGCTTGGCTCCGCCCCGTTCTGCAGGGCCTGAAGGCGGTGCTCCAGGACCTGCAGGACGGGCAGGCGGTTCCCGTGCGCCTTCTCGTAGCTGATGAGCTGGTGCACGTCCGCTTCCGTCAGGCCCGTGATCCGCGTGGGCAGCGTTCCTACCGGCAGATGGTCGTAATCCGGAAGGGGCAGGTCGCTGTGGCGGGGAGCGCTGTTGTCCTGGGATGGGTTGTTCATGGTTCCTCCCTTGCTGTTGTGGGTCCTTCTTGGAACTTAGTAAGTACGCTTACTTGTTTCACGGTACCCAAAGGTTTGGCGTTGGTACAGAGCTGCGCCTGCCCGGCTGTACATCCCCCGACTGCTCAGGTAAATTCGAACTTGTGACGGGAATCATGCCCCGTCCTCCCCCGGCCCCCTGCACAGGCCGGCGTGGAGTAGCTGCTGTAGTGCAACGGCGGCGCAGGATGCAGAAGCGAAAGAGCCTTTGACATGGCATTATCGCAATTCCAGCAGTTCCTTGACGAAGCCACGCACCCGGACCCCTTCGACGAATTTCCCCTGGGTCCCGACTGCCTCTACGGCCTTTACGTGAGCTGGGCAGCCCTGCACGGCCGGGCGCCAAAATCCGACCAGGCCTTCCGGGCAGGCATGCTGCGCTGCGGCGTGGACGTCCGGAACAGCCACCTGCGGATGACCGGCCCCGCCGCCGCCGACTACATCGTCTGCAGCTACCCGGCGGTGGCCTGATGTCCACCCAGTTCGACGTGCTGTATCTCAACGGGCACTATATGCACTGCGGAGAACCGATGGGCGCTGCCGGCGCGGAGATGCGCACCATCCACGGCAGCTACGTGAGCGAGCGGCTGCCCGAGGCCTTGGGCGTATACCTGGCCACCAGGGTGTTGCGCTGCGCCTGCGGGTTCCAGATGGAGATCCCGGACCAGGATGACGCGGTGCCGGGATGACACAGCTGCCGCTGGACGATCTGACCGCTGCCGTGGCCCGCATCCGCGGGCTCCTGCTGACGGAGGAGAAGGTGGACCGCGCGGTCTCACTCCTGGCCAAGGCCATTAAGGAGTCGCTGCCGGGCAGTCCCGGTGCCGGCGTGTCCTTGCTGGATGCCGAGGGCAAGCGCACGAGCAGCGCGGCCACCGACTCCCTGGTGGAGAAGCTGGACGCTGCCCAGTACGAGCTGGGTGAGGGCCCCTGCCTTACGTCCTGGGCGGCCGGAAAAGTGGTCATCATCGAGGACCTCCAAACCGATACCCGGTGGCCGCGGTGGCAAACCGCAGTGGCGTCACTCCCGGTCCGGTCGGTGGTGAGCGCGCCGCTGGTGGCCGGCAAGGAAGCGCTGGGCGCCTTCAAGATCTATTCAGCCCTGCCAGGCCAATACGACGAATCAACGGGGCGCGCCCTGGCCCTCTTTGCCGAAACTGCAGCCACCCTGCTGGCCCACATCCAGGGAACCGAAGCCCCGCTCCGGATGGCAGAAAGCCTTAAGGCGAGCTTGGCCAGCCGGGACACCATCAATCGTGCCTGCGGCATGCTGATGGAGCGGCAGGGCATCAGCCATGAACGGGCCTTACAGCAATTAATCCAAAACGCGCGGGTGTCAGGTGCCACCCTGGTTGAGGCCAGCGAGCAGCTGGCCACCAGGGTGCCGCCTGCAGGCTTGTAGGGGGCAGCGGTGGGGTTTGATCCGCATGAACCGGAGCAGCGCAGCCAGCTTAAGGATGCGTTGACTGCGGCTGACATCACAGTAGGTGAATTATGGCTGCGCTACTTCAGCATGACCGGTTCCGCAGGTGAGTACGAGGTTCAGGCCTACCTGCAGGGCCTCATCTCCCTGCCCGTCATCCAGCGTGACCTGCTGGCCCTGGCCTGCAACGAAATGATCGCCGAGAAGCCGCCGCTGCATGCCCCGTACGCGGACCAGATGAAGGGCACGGGACCCAGCGGCCCGTCGTCCGGCCGGTAAAGCCTGGGGCGGCCGGTGCACGCCCCGGGTGCACGGCAGGGCCGCGTCTAGCTGTGCTTGGGAAGGGTACGTCACGGTTATCCTCCCGAGAGCAAAGCAGGCACCATGAGTCCGCTACCCCAGGCCGGCATCCGCGACACAGCGTTGTTTATGCTGGACGTTTTCCTTCCGACGGCGGCCAAAGGTCCCCTGATCCGGCGGCCCCGGGCGGAGGCCGTTGCGGACCGCCTGGACCTTGACCGGCGGGCGGTGGCCCGGATGCAGAAGCTGGACAGCAAGTATCCGGCTGGACCGCTGCTGCTCCGGCTCCCCTTCCGGAAGCAGGCGCTGATCCTGCGGCCGGACCAGCTCCACCGGGTCCTGGCCGAAACACCGGAACCTTTCTCCTCTGCGAGCAGCGAAAAACGGGGCGCAATGGCGCACTTCGAGCCCCGCAACGTCCTGGTTTCCACCGGGGCCGACAGGAGTGCCCGCCGTGCCCTGCAGGAGCAGGCGCTGGATACTTCAAGCCCGGTCCACCGGATGGCGGACTCCTTCCTGCCGGTCATCGAGGAGGAAGCCGATGCGCTGCTCGCCGCGGCAGGTGCCGACACCGGCATCCTTGACTGGCCGTTGTTCACTGCCGCCTGGCACCGTGCCGTCCGGCGGGTGGTGTTCGGCGATGCGGCCAGGGACGACGTCGAGCTGACCGACATGCTGGCCCGGCTGCGGAAGGACGCCAACTGGTCCGGCCTGAAGCCACGCAGGGACAATGTCCGTGCAGAGTTCCGCCGGCGGGTGCGCGCAGGGATCGACGCCGCCGCCCCGGGCAGCCTTGCCTCAGTGCTGCGCGGCAAACCTGACGCGGACCCTTCAGCACCAAGCGACCAGGTCCCGCAATGGCTGTTCGCCTTCGACGCGGCCGGAATAGCAGCCTTCCGGGCCCTGGCGCTGCTGGCCGCCCATCCTGACCAGGCGGCGAAGGCCAGGCAGGAGATGGCCGGCGATACGTCCGGTGGCCGGAACCTGCCGTTCCTGCGCGCCTGCGTGCTGGAGTCCGTACGCCTGTGGCCAACGACGCCCATGGTGCTGCGCCAGACCTCGCGCCCGGTCGAGTGGGACAACGGGACCATGCCGGCCCGTTGCGGGGTGCTGGTCTATGTCCCCTACTTCCACCGTGACGGCCGGCAGGCCGATTCCTTCGATCCAGGACTGTGGCTGCAGCAGGATGCGATGTCCGGGGACCCCGAAAGCTGGGGCGTGGTCCCCTTCAGCGACGGCCCCGCGCGGTGCCCCGGCCGCCAACTGGTGCTGCTGATGACCAGCGCCCTGCTCGCCCGCCTGCTCCGGGAAGACACCTTCGCCCTGGAATCCGCCCGGCTGTCCCCGGACCGGCCGCTGCCCGGCACGCTGAACCACTTTGCGCTGCGGTTCCGGGTGTCCCCGGCGTGAGGTGGGCGGCCACTTGTTGCCGTTGTCAGCGGGTGCAGTCACGGGATGCGGTTAGGGGATGCAAACCTTCGTGGCACCGGGATCCGCGCAGTGCTTTACTGCCAGCATGTCTGAAACCCTCAAGCTGAGCCACAACGAACCGCACGACAGCAGCGTGGCAGCCCGCCTGAACTGGCTGCGCGCCGGCGTCCTCGGCGCGAACGACGGCATCGTCTCCGTGGCGGCCACGGTGGTGGGCGTGGCCGGCGTGACCAATGACCTGGCACCCATCCTGGTGGCGGGCACCGCCGCCGTGGTGGGCGGAGCGGTGTCCATGGCCCTGGGCGAATATGTTTCCGTCAGCAGCCAGAGTGACAGCCAGCGGGCCCTGATCGAGAAGGAACGCCAGGAACTCCGGGACGATCCCGACGGCGAACTGGCAGAACTCGCGCACATTTACCAGGCCAAGGGACTCAGTGAAGCCACGGCCCGGACGGTGGCCGAGGAACTGACGGCAAAGGACGCCCTGAAGGCCCACCTCTCCGCCGAACTGAACATTGACGAAGAGGAAGTGGTCAGCCCCTGGCACGCAGCCTTCGCCTCCGCCATCGCGTTCACCGTCGGGGCCGTGCTGCCCATGCTGGCCATCATCTTCCCGCCTGAAGAGGCGCGCATCCCGGTCACGTTTGTTGCCGTCATCCTGGCGCTCGCACTGACCGGCACCATCAGCGCCAAAATCGGCGGGAGCTCCAAACGCAAGGCCACCATCCGGCTGGTGGTGGGCGGGGCGCTGGCCATGGCCTTCACGTTCGCGGTGGGAAGCCTGCTGGGCACCACCGGCATCGCATAGTCTTTTCCACACACCCGCTACCGATCAGGAGTTCCCGTGCTGGAGATCGCAGGCCTTCCGGCCCATATTCTGCTGATTCACGGCGTGGTGGTCCTGGCCCCACTGGCCGGGCTTGCGGCAGTGGTGTTCGCGTTGCTGCGGCGGAGCAGGCGGTATCTGGCCTGGCCGCTGGGGGTCCTGGCACTGCTGCTGGTTCCGTTGTCCATCGTCACGGCCGAGGCGGGGGAACAGCTGGAGAAGGCCAAGGGGCTGTCGCAACTGGTTGAGGAGCACGCTGACCAGGGAAGCTTCCTCCGCTACGTTACCGTGCTGTTCCTGGTGGCTGTGGCTGCCCAGATCGCCGCGGCCTTCCCGTCGGTCCTGACGCGCCGGCCCGCCTTCCGGAGCCTTCGCGGGCTCCTGGAATCCCGCTGGCTGCTCCCTGCCACGTCGGCGCTGGGCATCCTGGCGGGACTGTTCCTGGTGTACCAAAGCATCGTGACCGGACACTCCGGGGCTGTGTCCGTCTGGGCCGGGACGCGCTAGCCGCGCGACCCGGGGCTCAGCGGCGCGGCCTCGAGCGTGAAGCAGGCTCCGGAAGAGGTACGACGGCGTATCGGCGGTTCGCGAGTACCGGCACGCGCCTACGCACCTGCTCCAGCCGGTCCCGGCTGAGGCGGGCCAGGATCAGGCCGGGCTCCTCACCCGCGTTGGCCACCACCACCCCGGCCGGATCCACTGCCATGGAGAAGCCGGTGGCAAGGGGGCCGCACTGGTTGGCCGCCAGGACGTAGGCCGTGTTCTCGATGGCCCGCGCCTTGGCCAGCGTGGACCAGTGGTCCTCCTTGCCCGGTCCGCGGATCCACATGGAGGGCACCAGCAGGACGTCCGCTCCCGCGTCGACGGCTGCCCGCGCACTCTCCGGAAACCGCAGGTCATAGCAGGTGAACGCGCCAAACCGGAAGCCGCCAAGGCTGAACACCAACGGTTCCTCCGCGCTGCCCGCCGAGATGCCATCGCTTTCCCGGTACCCGAACGCATCATAGAGGTGGGTCTTCCGGTAGCAGCCCCGGATGTTCCCCTGGCTGTCCAAAGCCACCAGGGTGTTGTACGGAAGACCGCTTTCCACCCGTTCATAGGTCCCCACCACCACCGCTATCGACTGCTCCTTCGCGAACGCAGCGATGCTCCGGATGAAGGGACCGTCCAGGTCCTCCGCGACTGCCGCGATGGTGGTGGCCGCCTCGCTGGTGCCGTACAGGCTGGACTCGGGGAGGACCACCAGGTCCGCCCCCGCAGCCGCGGCCTCCGCAATCAGCCGCCCGGCCGCCGTCGTATTTTTTGCCTTATCCGTGCCGGCACTGAACTGCCCTGCCGCGATGGTCATGCTCTCTGAATCCATGGCTGTCCTTCCACCCGGAGGGGTGCCCGGCGGCAATTTGCCGGCCGCTGCACAACCCCTTCCCATCAGCATCCTCCGCGCGTAGGGTAAGGCACACAACCCGCTGGTCCCCGGGCCAGTGGCGGGCTCATGCAGTTGGGCTTCTGGAGCGTGCCGGAGGGACCATACGTGGGTAATAAGCCATCCAAAAAGCACAGCATGCGGCGCCTGGCAGGGCTGGGTGCAGGCCTCATGGTGCTGCCGGCACTGACTTCCTGCTCGGATCTGGTTTCCCGCGGCTTCCTGCCCGGAGCCCGCGACACCACCAACAACACCGCGCTGATCACCGACCTCTGGGTCAACTCCTGGATCGCCGCGCTGGTGGTGGGCATCATCACCTGGGGGTTGATGATCTGGGTCATCGTGGCGTACCGGCGCCGGAAGAACACCGTAGGGTTCCCCGCGCAACTGAGCTACAACCTTCCGCTCGAAGTGTTCTACCTGGCGATTCCGCTGATCGTCATCGGCGTCCTGTTCGTCTTTACGGACCGGGAACAGCGGGCCATCGATGCACGCTATCCCAACCCGGACGTCGTGATCGACGTCTTCGGCAAGCAGTGGTCCTGGGATTTCAACTACGTCAAGGAGCAGGTGCACGAGGACGCCGGACAGCAGGCGCACCTGACCGGCGACTATGGCGCCCCGGACCGGCTGCCCACCCTCTACCTTCCGGTGGGAAAGAAAGTGGAGCTGCACCTGCAGTCACGCGACGTGCAGCATTCCTTCTGGGTGGTGGATTTCCTCCAGAAACGCGACCTGTACCCGGGCCACGAACAGTACAACCCCTACATCAACATCACCCCCAACCGCATCGGCGAATACATGGGCAAGTGTGCCGAACTCTGCGGCGAATACCACTCCGAAATGCTCTTCAAGGTCCGGGTGGTAAGCCAGCAGGATTATGACAGCCACATCGCCGACCTGAAGGCCAAGGGCAACACCGGCAGCCTGGGCGAAGAGTATGTCAGGCAGCCGCTCTCAGCCCCGTCACCGCAGGCCGCGGAAGCAGCAGAGTAAAGGAGGGCACCGACATGACCACCACAGGCCAGAGAATGGGCGGAACCGCGGCCACAGCGGCACCGGCAGTGGTCCGGCGCTCCAAAGGCACCATCGTCGTCAACTGGATCACCTCAACCGACCACAAGACCATCGGGTACATGTACCTGATCTCGTCCTTCGTGTTCTTCTGTGCCGGGGGCGTGATGGCCCTGCTGATCCGCGCCGAGCTGTTCGAACCCGGCATGCAGATCCTGCAGACCAAGGAACAGTACAACCAGCTGTTCACCATGCACGGCACCATCATGCTGCTGATGTTCGCCACCCCGCTGTTCGCCGGGTTCGCCAACGTCATCATGCCGCTGCAGATCGGCGCCCCTGACGTGGCGTTTCCCCGCCTGAACGCGCTGGCGTTCTGGTTCTTCCTGTTCGGTTCCACCATTGCGGTGTCCGGGTTCATCACCCCGCAGGGCGCTGCCTCGTTCGGCTGGTTCGCCTACGCACCGCTGTCCAACACCACCTTCACCCCCGGCATCGGCGGTGACCTGTGGGTCTTCGGCCTGGCGTTGTCCGGTTTCGGCACCATCCTGGGCTCCGTCAACTTCATCACCACCATCATCTGCATGCGCGCCCCGGGGCTCACCATGTGGCGGATGCCGATCTTCACGTGGAACACGCTGGTCACCGGCATCCTGGTGCTGATGGCGTTCCCGCCGCTGGCCGCCGCCCTGTTCGCGCTCGGCGCGGACCGCAAGTTCGGTGCCCACATCTTCGATCCGGACAATGGCGGCGCCATCCTCTGGCAGCACCTGTTCTGGTTCTTCGGCCACCCGGAGGTGTACATCATTGCGCTGCCGTTCTTCGGCATCGTGTCGGAGATCTTCCCGGTCTTCAGCCGCAAACCCCTGTTCGGCTACAAGGGCATCGTGTACGCCACCATTGCCATTGCAGCCCTCTCGGTGACGGTATGGGCGCACCACATGTACGTCACGGGTGCGGTGTTCCTCCCGTTCTTCGCCTTCATGACCATGCTCATCGCGGTGCCCACCGGCGTGAAGTTCTTCAACTGGATCGGCACCATGTGGGGCGGTTCGCTGACCTTCGAGACAC
Proteins encoded in this window:
- a CDS encoding carbon-nitrogen hydrolase family protein, translated to MDSESMTIAAGQFSAGTDKAKNTTAAGRLIAEAAAAGADLVVLPESSLYGTSEAATTIAAVAEDLDGPFIRSIAAFAKEQSIAVVVGTYERVESGLPYNTLVALDSQGNIRGCYRKTHLYDAFGYRESDGISAGSAEEPLVFSLGGFRFGAFTCYDLRFPESARAAVDAGADVLLVPSMWIRGPGKEDHWSTLAKARAIENTAYVLAANQCGPLATGFSMAVDPAGVVVANAGEEPGLILARLSRDRLEQVRRRVPVLANRRYAVVPLPEPASRSRPRR
- a CDS encoding VIT1/CCC1 transporter family protein — encoded protein: MSETLKLSHNEPHDSSVAARLNWLRAGVLGANDGIVSVAATVVGVAGVTNDLAPILVAGTAAVVGGAVSMALGEYVSVSSQSDSQRALIEKERQELRDDPDGELAELAHIYQAKGLSEATARTVAEELTAKDALKAHLSAELNIDEEEVVSPWHAAFASAIAFTVGAVLPMLAIIFPPEEARIPVTFVAVILALALTGTISAKIGGSSKRKATIRLVVGGALAMAFTFAVGSLLGTTGIA
- a CDS encoding GAF and ANTAR domain-containing protein, yielding MTQLPLDDLTAAVARIRGLLLTEEKVDRAVSLLAKAIKESLPGSPGAGVSLLDAEGKRTSSAATDSLVEKLDAAQYELGEGPCLTSWAAGKVVIIEDLQTDTRWPRWQTAVASLPVRSVVSAPLVAGKEALGAFKIYSALPGQYDESTGRALALFAETAATLLAHIQGTEAPLRMAESLKASLASRDTINRACGMLMERQGISHERALQQLIQNARVSGATLVEASEQLATRVPPAGL
- a CDS encoding cytochrome P450, whose amino-acid sequence is MSPLPQAGIRDTALFMLDVFLPTAAKGPLIRRPRAEAVADRLDLDRRAVARMQKLDSKYPAGPLLLRLPFRKQALILRPDQLHRVLAETPEPFSSASSEKRGAMAHFEPRNVLVSTGADRSARRALQEQALDTSSPVHRMADSFLPVIEEEADALLAAAGADTGILDWPLFTAAWHRAVRRVVFGDAARDDVELTDMLARLRKDANWSGLKPRRDNVRAEFRRRVRAGIDAAAPGSLASVLRGKPDADPSAPSDQVPQWLFAFDAAGIAAFRALALLAAHPDQAAKARQEMAGDTSGGRNLPFLRACVLESVRLWPTTPMVLRQTSRPVEWDNGTMPARCGVLVYVPYFHRDGRQADSFDPGLWLQQDAMSGDPESWGVVPFSDGPARCPGRQLVLLMTSALLARLLREDTFALESARLSPDRPLPGTLNHFALRFRVSPA
- the ctaC gene encoding aa3-type cytochrome oxidase subunit II; its protein translation is MRRLAGLGAGLMVLPALTSCSDLVSRGFLPGARDTTNNTALITDLWVNSWIAALVVGIITWGLMIWVIVAYRRRKNTVGFPAQLSYNLPLEVFYLAIPLIVIGVLFVFTDREQRAIDARYPNPDVVIDVFGKQWSWDFNYVKEQVHEDAGQQAHLTGDYGAPDRLPTLYLPVGKKVELHLQSRDVQHSFWVVDFLQKRDLYPGHEQYNPYINITPNRIGEYMGKCAELCGEYHSEMLFKVRVVSQQDYDSHIADLKAKGNTGSLGEEYVRQPLSAPSPQAAEAAE
- the ctaD gene encoding aa3-type cytochrome oxidase subunit I; this encodes MTTTGQRMGGTAATAAPAVVRRSKGTIVVNWITSTDHKTIGYMYLISSFVFFCAGGVMALLIRAELFEPGMQILQTKEQYNQLFTMHGTIMLLMFATPLFAGFANVIMPLQIGAPDVAFPRLNALAFWFFLFGSTIAVSGFITPQGAASFGWFAYAPLSNTTFTPGIGGDLWVFGLALSGFGTILGSVNFITTIICMRAPGLTMWRMPIFTWNTLVTGILVLMAFPPLAAALFALGADRKFGAHIFDPDNGGAILWQHLFWFFGHPEVYIIALPFFGIVSEIFPVFSRKPLFGYKGIVYATIAIAALSVTVWAHHMYVTGAVFLPFFAFMTMLIAVPTGVKFFNWIGTMWGGSLTFETPMLWSMGFLATFLFGGLTGIILASPPMDFHVSDTYFVVAHFHYVVFGTVVFAMFAGFYFWWPKFTGTMLNERLGKIHFWMLFLGFHATFLIQHWLGVLGMPRRYADYMPEDNFTFMNQFSTVGSYLLGASLIPFFWNVYITWRAGKKVTVDDPWGFGASLEWATSCPPPRHNFTSLPRIRSERPALDLHHPELSVRLHPPAHGPAADVLGAADIGEDDVRDPNPNK
- a CDS encoding M20/M25/M40 family metallo-hydrolase, whose product is MAGEEHDDVGRLRACVRSRQPELERRLAEWVRVPGVLGVPEHSQDLLRSANWLAAEFREVGFPVVEVLPTGESHAVYAEWCNAAGAPTVLVYSHHDVREVKPENWAMTTPFEPVLREGRLYGRGSSDAKGQILAHLEGLRAHLQETGTPKINLKFLIEGEEEGGSPHLAKLLEDNTERFAADLVLFSDTLLWHARHPAVCVSLRGMLSVHLEVYGPGRDVHSGAVSGNAPNPAFELGRLLGLLHDQEGRVAVPGFYDDVDPLPANLRDALADLPFSEEDWLERSETGAITGEKGYTVLERLWLRPAVEVTSILAGDPLGVSRAAVPAVASADLSFRTVPGQRLEKIAEQLQEWVAATVGDAYGFSLVPDLETAQEPYVTPDHPAVAALEKAMARGFNAERAGRMGNAGGGPAELLGRSLAAPVLFFGTGLVEDHWHDSDESASLDVLMDGALTLACFWDELATMQREKGDDDGHLRQ